From the genome of Brevibacterium sp. JSBI002, one region includes:
- a CDS encoding SLC13 family permease, whose protein sequence is MLTQIIALLIFVALFAIGAVRGVQIGVLMLVGAAGTGLIFTDMAVDDIIAEFPLDIMILLAGVTYFFAIAQENGTVDKIIDWALERVGSSAVLLPAVFFVITGCIAAMGAPLAGLVMMPVGMQVARKYGVDYALMGLAICFAIGAGGFAPTSLYGIVTYSTAHDAGIDLSPFLLFGIAVAVYLVMLVVAYFMYGRSLLSKTTVAAAEHASAGSAQSKISRGSASASSVAFGEDDEDEALFDSSTTDEAGESKPFTFVQILTVIFMIGLIVTVVVLAALGQEPDIGLLCFMFGAILALVDPKTGKAAIPKIDWPTVLLVGGIITFVGVLQNMGAVDLLGEGAESIGSPLIAAFVLCIVGGLVSAFASTTGILAALVPLALPLIAAGGVPGWALIAALGVCSAVVDVSPFSTLGATVVATAPVEDKPRLTRILVKFGMSMVVIGPVALVGGLVVPAMMF, encoded by the coding sequence ATGCTCACTCAGATCATTGCTCTGCTCATATTCGTCGCCCTCTTCGCCATCGGCGCTGTCCGCGGTGTGCAGATCGGCGTGCTCATGCTCGTCGGCGCGGCCGGAACCGGGCTCATCTTCACCGATATGGCCGTCGACGACATCATCGCCGAGTTCCCCCTGGACATCATGATCCTGCTGGCCGGGGTCACCTATTTCTTCGCGATCGCACAAGAGAACGGGACCGTCGACAAGATCATCGACTGGGCCCTCGAACGCGTCGGATCCTCGGCGGTGCTGCTGCCCGCGGTGTTCTTCGTCATCACGGGCTGCATTGCGGCCATGGGCGCACCGTTGGCGGGCCTCGTCATGATGCCGGTGGGCATGCAGGTCGCCCGCAAGTACGGCGTCGACTACGCGCTCATGGGACTGGCGATCTGCTTCGCCATCGGCGCCGGCGGCTTCGCCCCGACCAGCCTCTACGGAATCGTCACGTACTCGACCGCCCATGATGCCGGAATCGACCTCTCCCCATTCCTGCTCTTCGGCATCGCCGTGGCCGTCTACCTCGTCATGCTCGTCGTCGCCTACTTCATGTACGGTCGGTCGCTGCTCTCGAAGACGACTGTGGCGGCCGCCGAACATGCTTCAGCCGGAAGTGCCCAGTCGAAGATCTCCCGCGGCTCCGCCTCGGCGTCGAGTGTCGCCTTCGGTGAGGACGATGAGGACGAAGCCCTCTTCGACTCCTCCACCACCGACGAGGCGGGGGAATCCAAGCCGTTCACCTTCGTCCAGATCCTCACCGTAATCTTCATGATCGGGCTCATCGTCACCGTGGTCGTGCTCGCGGCCCTCGGTCAGGAACCGGACATCGGCCTGCTGTGCTTCATGTTCGGAGCGATCCTCGCACTCGTCGATCCGAAGACGGGCAAGGCCGCGATCCCGAAGATCGACTGGCCGACCGTGCTGCTCGTCGGCGGCATCATCACCTTCGTCGGCGTGCTGCAGAACATGGGAGCCGTCGACCTGCTCGGTGAGGGTGCCGAGTCGATCGGTTCGCCGCTCATCGCTGCTTTCGTCCTCTGCATCGTCGGCGGCCTGGTCTCGGCCTTCGCGTCGACGACGGGCATCCTCGCTGCGCTCGTGCCGCTGGCTCTGCCTCTCATCGCAGCGGGCGGGGTGCCCGGTTGGGCACTCATCGCGGCTCTGGGCGTGTGCTCGGCGGTCGTCGACGTCTCACCGTTCTCGACGCTGGGTGCCACGGTCGTCGCAACCGCCCCTGTCGAGGACAAGCCGCGCCTGACCCGCATCCTCGTGAAGTTCGGCATGTCGATGGTCGTCATCGGGCCGGTCGCCCTCGTCGGCGGCCTGGTTGTGCCCGCCATGATGTTCTGA
- a CDS encoding GNAT family N-acetyltransferase, translating into MTAHPSAPLVDAHRQKLRAAGFEVTELTSADIPDYVELVSSAYRGEGSKQGWTTEADLLGGQRLDGPMAEDMLAEADSQILLARDGQGSAVASVYVRKPEDGASYLGVLAVSPLGQGKGVGSLLISLAESWVAEHWGATSMRMSVINKRDELIAYYERRGYVRTGEIEPFPYGDERFGLPKVNDLEFVLLAKPLS; encoded by the coding sequence ATGACCGCACACCCCTCGGCGCCCCTGGTCGACGCGCACCGCCAGAAGCTGCGCGCAGCCGGATTCGAGGTCACCGAACTGACGTCCGCCGACATCCCCGACTACGTCGAGCTCGTGTCCTCGGCCTACCGCGGCGAGGGATCGAAACAGGGATGGACCACCGAGGCGGACCTCCTCGGGGGACAACGGCTCGACGGTCCCATGGCTGAGGACATGCTCGCCGAGGCGGACTCCCAGATCCTGCTCGCCCGCGATGGACAAGGGAGCGCCGTGGCCAGCGTCTATGTGCGCAAACCCGAAGACGGAGCCTCCTACCTCGGGGTGCTCGCCGTCTCTCCGCTAGGACAGGGCAAAGGAGTGGGGTCCTTGCTCATCAGCCTCGCCGAGTCGTGGGTGGCCGAACATTGGGGCGCAACGTCGATGCGGATGAGCGTGATCAACAAGCGTGACGAACTCATCGCCTACTACGAGCGCCGCGGCTACGTGCGCACCGGCGAAATCGAGCCCTTCCCCTACGGCGACGAACGTTTCGGTCTGCCGAAGGTCAACGACCTCGAATTCGTGCTCCTGGCCAAACCCTTGAGCTGA
- a CDS encoding GNAT family N-acetyltransferase, whose protein sequence is MDIDISGETFTIAEDAAAKRFTVSHAGKVIGLVDYIDRETSADDTADGPVRIFTHTEVSPEWGGRGLAAKLVRYALETSAEAGLKFRTTCSYVQNFLAKNDEFDKFVA, encoded by the coding sequence ATGGACATCGACATCTCGGGAGAGACCTTCACCATCGCCGAGGATGCTGCGGCCAAACGCTTCACCGTCTCTCACGCGGGCAAGGTCATCGGTCTCGTCGATTACATCGACCGTGAAACGAGCGCCGATGACACCGCCGACGGTCCGGTGCGCATCTTCACCCACACCGAGGTGTCGCCCGAGTGGGGCGGTCGCGGATTGGCGGCCAAGCTGGTGCGCTATGCACTGGAGACCAGCGCCGAGGCGGGGCTGAAGTTCCGGACCACGTGCTCCTATGTGCAGAATTTCCTGGCCAAGAACGACGAGTTCGACAAGTTCGTCGCCTGA
- the shiA gene encoding shikimate transporter, which yields MADIEDQVRAEPDVARRARRAAAGSFIGAVVEWYDFLLYGIVAALVFGELFFPGYSDRAGTLAAFATFGVGFIFRPLGGIIFGHFGDRLGRKSMLIWTMTIMGVATALIGCLPTYQTIGWLAPALLVLLRCIQGVAVGGEWGGAALMAVESAPPKLRAFYSSGVQVGYSVGLLLATGLVAILSGGLTSEGFLAWGWRIPFLASAGLVLVGLWIRSGVAESEEYVERVKNADEDKVAKLPILEAFKRFPAQIAQIVGLRFIELLTMYIVTTFALSYATDELGFDRQFMLNITLLVGGLGIVTIPAFAYLSDRYGRLRVYLTGGVVGLLSAIPFFFALESGSTIAIVIFAVLLVNIAHDAVVSVQQPLFAEMFSPEFRYSGAGVGYQLASALAGGFTPFIATYLVGVGDGSWYLVGAYLAAGCLVSISVAAYLAKKGRRTAGA from the coding sequence ATGGCCGATATCGAAGACCAGGTGAGAGCTGAACCTGACGTGGCACGGCGTGCACGCCGTGCGGCGGCCGGGTCGTTCATCGGCGCCGTCGTCGAATGGTATGACTTCCTGCTCTACGGGATCGTCGCAGCTCTGGTCTTCGGCGAGCTCTTCTTCCCCGGTTACAGTGACCGGGCGGGCACGCTCGCGGCGTTCGCGACCTTCGGCGTCGGATTCATCTTCCGCCCGCTCGGCGGAATCATCTTCGGCCACTTCGGCGACCGCCTCGGGCGCAAATCCATGCTCATCTGGACGATGACGATCATGGGCGTGGCCACCGCCCTCATCGGCTGTCTGCCGACCTACCAGACGATCGGCTGGCTGGCACCGGCACTGCTCGTTCTGCTGCGCTGCATCCAGGGCGTGGCGGTCGGCGGAGAATGGGGAGGCGCCGCGCTCATGGCCGTCGAAAGCGCACCGCCGAAGCTGCGCGCCTTCTACTCCAGCGGGGTTCAAGTCGGCTACTCGGTCGGACTGCTGCTGGCGACCGGACTCGTCGCCATCCTCAGCGGCGGACTGACCTCCGAAGGCTTCCTGGCTTGGGGGTGGCGGATCCCGTTCCTCGCCAGCGCCGGCCTCGTCCTGGTCGGGCTGTGGATCCGTTCCGGTGTCGCCGAATCCGAAGAGTATGTGGAGCGAGTGAAGAACGCGGACGAGGACAAGGTTGCCAAGCTGCCGATCCTCGAGGCCTTCAAGCGATTCCCCGCACAGATCGCGCAAATCGTCGGACTGCGGTTCATCGAGCTTCTGACTATGTACATCGTCACCACCTTCGCGCTGTCGTATGCGACGGACGAACTCGGTTTCGACAGGCAGTTCATGCTCAACATCACGCTGCTCGTCGGCGGACTGGGAATCGTCACGATTCCTGCGTTCGCCTACCTTTCTGATCGGTACGGACGTCTGCGCGTCTACCTCACCGGCGGAGTCGTCGGACTGCTCAGCGCGATCCCGTTCTTCTTCGCTCTGGAATCGGGAAGCACGATTGCCATCGTGATCTTCGCCGTGCTGCTGGTCAATATCGCCCACGACGCGGTCGTCAGCGTCCAGCAGCCGCTGTTCGCCGAAATGTTCAGCCCCGAATTCCGTTACAGCGGAGCGGGCGTCGGCTACCAGCTGGCCAGCGCGCTGGCAGGCGGCTTCACTCCGTTCATCGCCACCTACCTCGTCGGAGTCGGCGACGGCAGCTGGTACCTTGTCGGTGCTTACCTCGCTGCGGGCTGTCTGGTGTCGATCTCCGTCGCCGCCTACCTCGCGAAGAAGGGACGCCGCACCGCCGGTGCCTGA
- a CDS encoding putative immunity protein, with product MITIRRGGSLTDVDHHLLALWATDCAEHALAFFEFACPEDERPRDAIAAARAWAAGEMSMMEARALGGHAMGAARPLHGPARFAAYAAGQAACVGHVAEHNLGAAAYAIKAARGASGKDLAAGRAERDWQHDQLPNEVRELVLEDQARRDSICWSVFSA from the coding sequence ATGATCACGATTCGCCGAGGCGGCTCCCTCACCGATGTCGACCACCACCTTCTCGCGCTGTGGGCCACCGACTGCGCCGAACACGCCCTGGCCTTCTTCGAATTCGCCTGCCCCGAGGATGAACGACCTCGCGACGCCATTGCCGCCGCCCGAGCGTGGGCCGCCGGTGAGATGTCGATGATGGAGGCTCGCGCCCTCGGCGGTCATGCCATGGGTGCGGCACGACCTCTGCATGGGCCTGCCCGGTTCGCCGCTTATGCGGCGGGGCAAGCGGCCTGTGTCGGACACGTCGCCGAGCACAACCTCGGGGCGGCGGCCTACGCGATCAAAGCGGCCCGAGGGGCATCAGGGAAGGACCTTGCCGCCGGTCGTGCCGAACGCGACTGGCAGCACGACCAACTGCCGAATGAAGTCCGCGAACTCGTGCTGGAAGATCAGGCACGCCGCGATTCGATCTGCTGGTCGGTTTTCAGCGCCTGA